From the genome of Nicotiana sylvestris chromosome 1, ASM39365v2, whole genome shotgun sequence:
gaagactaaaagtccagcctaagactcaaaaaactccagccttttctctcttttttctgaagactaaaagtccagcctaagactcaaAAAACTCCAGCCtcgtttaagttctcaaatggcttatttataagccaaaaaccagtgcagttaagctgcctttttttttgctgcaacttgcagcctgcccatactctttaaagcccatgcctaagcatcttttggtgtcagccccctttattccccacgcctggtttttgtttaatccagaattatgggctcatttgtttattcattttaagcctcatacccttgtgtcttgttccccattggtattagtttaatcctaaattagtaccctacttgtcagcccatttatactaatcttttctgtctttttcaacaccccagaatgcccttgttaaccctggattattactgccctgcctattgcagcatcagggcactttgggctttgaacattcgatttcagaactgccccaacctggcctttaattgtttacaatgtagttacaaactaccattcatgggtaatgcccaacattcaaatcacaatacaggctcattagtcatgcgacattattagctcattcgattcattagttatagaaaactaatcgacgacatttatcgagtcgactatactaattatagcaggtaataatcagtcgctcacacaaacaatatgttcagggacctaaagggcatcagacaatttttgttcaattattgGGGCCTATATGggttaacttatctgacgattaaactaatcgacgatcatgtttatcacagagtacattcagaatcatacacagaacacagtcgaccaaataaaaaggtctttacagagatgaaagaaatccgaatgaaaaataacaaaaaataacaaacaaacacaacgaaacatgctgaccacttaatcaaaactaacacaaaagaaaggaaaacttaccgaaaatgtttaaatcaaacagacccaaatctgattcaacttcgaacttttgaggccgaacaaactttaatcagggtgttctcacatgagaacaccttgattaaggtctattagacctcaaacccatgtccaaaccggccgggttccccaggtgcatgtgtttcaagttctggatttccagatctggatttttaggagttgtgggtagattcggaccaaaccaaacttggtttggtcacgaggaaggtcaggggagtgtctggtatgaagatgggatggtttggcatagatccgggttttgtctcgaatcttcaaatccagattcgagacgataggagatgattcgaggttcgtggttagtggattcgtgttcaggggagtgagggggtcttagggtgttcaggaggtggtcaccggcgttcgtgccgccggctttaatggcgagggagacgagggcggctagggtttctaatgggaggtccgggttcgacttggggacgaaggggtggggtgttggtatagggggcgtgggtataagggaaggtttatatatggtctatgggattggatctgagccgttagatcagatgatctcaacggcttggatctgatgctgagaaatgagacggggtcgtttggcagttaaacggggtcgtttggtttaagtgaggggttgggtcaggctggttatttgggtcgggtttgaacatgggtcgctgaaagaggtcctgaaccgttggatcggctgggacggacggctcagattgatttgcctgaaacgacgtcgtttcaggagatgcctgggtagccggttttggactggacctgatcgaattggtttgggcctatttttggtttatttccttggcccaaaccgttttcttcattcttttctccctttttttttcttttttttcttttcttctttttttctaatcttaaaactaaaaataaaaatgaaattcaaacaaacataattatcaaaatatttaaataggttaaatcgcaccctagaatatttttgtgaatttttcttttactgaatgaattatggtctaattaccagATCATACACATTTTGTACtttgtttaataatgtaaaaaatggacaaaatggacagacccacacatgactagcagcacacgttacggaaaattgaaaattgtacagcgaggtcctttgttactatttcttttggagtgactgtccgtgaagcaaaaatcacgtgcttacattccCTGCACAAGAAAGTCAGGAGTTAGACTTCTGAAACCAGACGAGTTTGAGTCCCTTGTAATGAGGAAAGGGGTAAATGAGGAATCTTCTTGTCCAAGAAGGTATCATGCATTTTTTATATGAAGGACCATGTTCTCTACTAGTAGTTACTTTTTTAGCAAaaactttgtttttctgttgtgaTTGAAATCTGGCATTACAGTTTTCTTTGAAGTCCCAGTATTGAAATAGTGAGTGCAAAACCAATTATCAGGTACAATAAcgtacttgctatgagggttgtaggGAGTCTTTTTCCTTTGGAACCCAATTCCCTGTCTGTTTCCCCCATTGTTGGTGTACATGGCAGTGATAGcatcagaggaccaggtccacttgagTGATTTTTCAAGATCACTCTTCCCCCTTCCTAGTTCTTcctgaagttgtttgtttttctcaagctCAGCACACAGACTGGACTTCACTGAATTTAACTCActttcaagcttaatgtgtgcctcacttgcaacttcctttccCTTTTGAGAATTTTCAGGCCTACTCTCCATTTTATGTTTCCCAATTGTTTCCTTTAGGTCCACTACCACCACTAATAGATCATCTCTCTCATGCTCAATGTTAGCAACTCTCTCAGTTAAgacttctttttcctttcttacACACTCAGTGGTCTCTTTTAGGTCTACCACAACAAACACTAGAtcatctctttcatgttctatATTTGTAAATTTTTCATCTAAGACATCCTTCTCTTTCTTCATGTTCTCAATTATTTCCTTTAAATCAACTACAACGACTACTAggtcatctctagattgttctgCTTCTCCTAATTCCACAGTTAAAGTATCATTAGCATTTATAAGACTGTGATAAGCATCAATTAACACATTTGTCAAACACATGAGTTTTTTAGGAGAATAAGATTTCAGATTTCTTTGAACATCCAGAAAATTTGCCTCATCATCGTCGTCATCTTCAGCATCATCAGACTGAGCCATCAAGGCAAAGATTGAGTCATACTCAGTTGCTTCACTTTCTACTGCTATCATTGAACGATCACCATGATcattttcttcttcagattcgcTGGAGGATTCTCCCCATGTAGCAAGGGCTAGCTTCACAACATTGTCAACGACATTCTTTCTCTTGAAATATTAATCAGGAATCGGATTCCTCTTGGCTGCTTTGTCAAAGTTGTTTTTATACTGATCTTGCATTAGGAGAGGGCAATCCTTGATGAAGTGTCCTGGCTTGCCACATTTATGACAGAGGTCATAATTTTTTGGCTTGCTAGAACTGCCCCTTTTTGGAATGCCTCCATTCATGCGAACCATCTTCTGGAATCTTCTTGTTAAATAAGCTATATCACCATCCTTACCACTTGAATCATTGCTATCTATCTTGAGGACCAGGTTCTTATCCCTTTTGGaatctcttctttcattgtccTTCTTCTTATTTATTTCATATATTTTTAGATTACCGACAAGCTCATCAATGGTTAGCTCTTGTAAGTCCTTCGCCTTTGTGATAGCGTTCACTTTGCTTTCCCAGGAGCTGGGTAGGATATTGAGAATTTTCCTGACAAGCTTGTTTCTTGGAAAGATTTCCCAAAGAGAGTGGAGCTCATTGATGATAAAGGTAAATGGAGTATGCATATCTTGAATGGATTCATTGTCCTTCATCTTAAAGAGCTTGCATTCAGTTGTAAGTATGTCAATCTTTGATTGCTTAACTTGTGTTGTTCCTTCGTGAGATATTTGGAGGGCTTCATATTTCCTTAGCTGATTGGAATGCCGATATCATGTTAGGATTAATGCCACaaacaagaattttctttgcacaaaaattattttctatggCCTTGGGTCAGCGTCATTGAATTCCTTTCTTGTTTTGGGAACAGTTACAGCTACAGTTGGGTTGCCAACAATCTTGGTAGGAACGAAGGGTCCATCATATATGACATCCCAAAGCTCGGAATCTTCAGCCATGATGATCGTGCATCCTAGTCTTCCACCATCAATAATATTGGCCATTGAACCTTGGTGGCCTATAGGTAGATTGACCTTCTTTCAAAGTTTGGAGGAGCAGCCATGAgaatcctttctaggtgttaaccagATAGAAAGAAcatgctctaataccaattgatagaacTTAAGGGTCCAtcaaactatatagagaaccaggttctctattagTTCCCACAGAAACCACGCACAATGCAGTAAGTAAATGacaagaggaattttacgtggaaaattcccagctcaactggattaaaaaccacgacctacccttgtaggatttcaactccaCTGCTGAGCAAcattagattacaacctatgtaacctaggaattaacctcttaatccctcactaacttttAACActttattacaagccactttgtaataactctattacaaagactttacaactcgactaactctagccaagacacaaacacaaggatgtatgatttacaaagggtttcctgtgcaatgcttctaactaagctaagtaggaattacaagtaaaTAACTaatacaaagttacaactcaactaaggacatacaatagcagtgttgttctttgttcttgatacACTTGAGAATCGTTTTCTGGATGATCAAtcaaagtgagagtgcttgagtAAATTCTCTAAGTGTTCAAGTGACTTGTTTTACCTTTTGCTTGGTATTAATAATACATttgtgacatcacttgaatgatgcaagcaaggtaggtaaaaagacTTCCCATAAAGTTGACTGCTGCACTATTTTCGCATTGTTGCGCATGCAGGCAACAACTTTATAGCTGGAGTGGTTGACTTGTCCAGTCAGCACAGGAACTAGTGCCTATCTGTTCCCTCTGTTGTTCTTTTGACTCTGAAGAGTTGAACCATATCTCCAGCTAAAACCTTTTGATCTTAAGGTCTTGAGAATGTgtatcaggttccttatctggttcttaacagtaagtttgttagatcatcaataTATAACAAGGATACATATATAACCTATCATCTATTATGTTCGAATGATGAGcaaataatcaattaaagtaTAATATATGTTTCGATTACAATAAAATTTTTGCCTGTAgattaatattttattaaaagGGAAAGTTTGTAAGTTCATGGAAGAAAATGCTCTTCCTTCTATTATAGTAACAGAGAGGTAATTATGATGTACTAGGTAATTCATTTTTGATGTGCTTCATGAAAGAAAAATGTTCTTCCTATTGTTCTAGCAATGACAGGTAAAATTAAAGGCAACTTGTATAAATAAATAATCAGTTATATTCATTATAGTTTGACCAAgaagatattgaaaccttttcgATTAAATCAATAGAAATAATGAAAGGATAAATCTTAGTTAAACGTAATAAACTCTAGATCTATAAACTAATCGGAAAATAATGCATATAATGggtgatcgggtccaaccctacaccactacaaagtagcaagagggtcgatgcagcttttacccgagaaggtcgggctCGAATCCAGAGGGAGCTAGAATGCTTGGGATTTgggttcctatctaaactagcagtGCGTATTGCTCTTAATTTCActtccaatcatatttgtttgtttgttacttctaattttatgctaatgatatgcaaaattaaactaagtatgaatgcttgtaaggttttctaaatggttaaagaggcactagggaagtggttttctcctaggtgaatacttgacggaatttaaagcctaaggcaaagttgttatgttggggattgcgatatagccaatgcacaaaactactcactttatacctctcagtagcttgagtgactttgccctaattgactttctcaagaccaattgggtgtcaaaattgtgcaagcaatagaggctcaagtcgggtattactatctttaagtttaaccctttaattggggctatcgaTCTCTTGAAtacatcccaattccttgttgaactgattttcctagactcaagctctctttctcaagaaaagcccaagtcaaaaaggcacaaattagtgtttgcaaccactaattcaacatggaaaatacaaatcagtccaaatatcaacaacccataaacatctaagccttaaaacaaaagacccatcaaatacccacactagggttgagccacaacactagctaatgggtctagctactcataataatggaagaaatcagatatttagATAAAGAATAACTCATATAATATGATTACAAACTAAGAattgaagattcagtgttaaactagctacaaattactcaaaatggactAAACCTGTCGTTCACGTGCTCTGCTAAgataaagataccctaaaaatgtgaaaaagaagtatttatacaaggccgaattttttggacaaaaatacccctgacggagGTACCGCGGTCCACAAAAAAAGGattgcggccgcggtgaggctttttggcttcaagttttggtctctgaatctggccaccgcggaccacataaaatgcaccgcgaccgcggtggcttcactgcggaccgcacaaagtggacCGTGGACCGTAGTGGCTTCCAACTTCCTAAATCACAGCTCTCTGAATCCCCCCTCTgcagaccgcataaaatggattgcggcTGCGAAGAATCTACCGCGGACCGTAGCGCTTGAGTTTCCAAAATTGCATCTCTTTGATCTTTTCCTCAGCGGACCGCAACAAATGCACTGCGGTCGTGGTGGGGCTATTGCTGCTGCGGTGGATTTACTGCTATAGcagtgctttgacttgttcttggtacttgagcaggtttcacgcctttttgagctggttttgacttccTTCTCACTTTTttaccaaacactgcaaacaagcacaacatgtaagcttttGGGATTACCTGTATacatttttagtccaaaactcaagcaaaaaggagtataaaatagactagaatccctagttattaaCTCCCCCAaatttaagcttttgcttgtcctcaagcaaacaaagtaagtcCCACATCCTTAAGAATACAACCAAGAAAATCTAGCTAACCTAAAGTGACCTCacctagcatcaattgggactaaccctcaattcaaatgaatcattaacaacattcagccttttaagcaccatggttttagtgcgacacaaaagcatcaaaagttgactcaactcatcaaggaaactctttctactactttgttCATTGTgtaacccaaactcatactcctcaactctccataagcaaacctcacttttagattgtagcacttagaacgaggattgtgggaaacacactcatctctcccaaggaaaggtcacaagtccggctctaagtaccataagcttgccccttatgtgagtcaccactaatgtaagcttcattcaactcaagatcatatagggcttttgtgggggatacaatgaaggcttttggttcagggtcggaaatatttggtctaagtaggttccatctttccttaagcacttcattttggcacacattctcttgactttttgagtcatttacttctttcttaggggttagagagacacactgtcactctttcttattcatttcaaacttttttctcctttctaaactttccacacctttcatctccttacttttattgaatcccttcttttcttctacattgttcattctttttgactttttgattttttttcttcttctttgtgtctttccttttctttattttgttccttTTACCACTTTATTGCATTCCTCGtatctcccccccaaacttatgtttttgccttgtgctaaggaaagatcaggtgccaagagagggtcttttcagaatgggtaaaggcttgtataatggtctttgaaagaaaaagggctatggctcaaaagagttgactagggatattatcattggtaggctatggatgttttcaagataacattcggatcaaggagagcctacaatcacctctcaagtcaaactacacttagaattttgcctagacaaacattcggggaaagttctagactaatggcacgggacttggacttgcaatttaAATTCTCAatacacaagctataggattgctaaagagatagagtcgggggcccagaacaaccttagctaagatttgagcaacacaaatggtcccgaaaaatcacttgatgattatcagccaatacaagagtctcaaggtcacaactttcaccatcctatacacaccaaTTTATTTTTgatcataagatcaaaggcaaatgtgttaggcccaagtgaagctttgtttGAGGCACTATTACTcattagctactatttacacaaaaacaaaaagaaaacagactcaaacccttaagaaggttgtcatgccatccatcatcgggaagagccacctggttcacacaaattccacctttggaaagaactgtggccttaagaaaaccaaaggcttattgaacgcaAAACTCAAAATGAGAAGCTATGAAAATgaagtaagaagctatgaaaaaaaatgcggaaagtaagaTGAATATGCACAATAGGGGATTTaaatgaatatacataagaggggatgcatatatacatcagaaagtaactttatatacagaccaaggtTGCAAAATACGAAAAGTGAAGTAAActggtaaaattatatacatactaAAAGTGAGAAAGCATAATTAAAATGAAAATAGTATCATATTTACAATCCAACATCATTAAAATAGGgttaccccctcaaatgaaagctagcattgtcctcaatgctaactaaccaaaaatagctCAAGAATAAGATAAAGAGTAAAGAGAAACTCCCTATTGTTCCTCCGCCTGCATGAGATCATGAgcctgggtccctgggtcctgtGACTGCTCGAGAACATGTGACTGGATCCCGGTGTCCTATGCCTGCACTGGGACTTGAGGCTGCTCTGGGGCCTGAGgttggctagaggaacctcctgCAGGTCCTCCAACTGTATCACTGCATCATCCGTCTGTGGGATCACTCTCCTCTTCTTTGGTGTCCTCTCCATCTCCTACTCCTGCTCCGGCTCAGTCTGAGCTGTTGGAGGCTGCTCATGCAATAGTATGTCCAATGATAGATGGTCAGAAGGATAGATGGTCAGAAGCCTTAATCTTCTCCACTTCTACCCTcaactccttcacagactcctttgatgctccagtctttctcaacttctttgtttcctttgtcTGCTCCTTTAATGCCTTCCCATGAGTACCTACAACCTCCAATATCAACTGGTGGTTCTTcgggagcttcttctggttgtctagaagctccttgagagtttCCTCCACAGAAGCTGGAATCTGTGGCTGTGGGGGTACGGACTGGGCTACCACCGAGCTAGAAAGTACAGATATCTTAGAAGTAGCTGCCTGTATCCAGTTGTTGATATTGGTAAGGGTTTGGCTCAAACAGTGGGCAGTCAAAGGGTAGGCTATAGATGAGGGAATATTTGGAGTGGTGGAAGTGGAGGGTCCTGGGGCAATATCTAGTGTAGCTGAGGGAGGCTGAGCAGATgggactactactactggctcttcagactggccagtagagGTAGTGGCTTTTCCTTTTGGATCTTTATCtttggggttgtcatcaccctttAGGTTGTACCAGGAAAAAGGCATCTTTGGTTTCACCTTCACATCAAACTTCCTTTTCTCCACATCCTGGTCCTCAAAGTACATTGtcaggaaatttgggaaggggtaTGACCTATCACCTTCATTGA
Proteins encoded in this window:
- the LOC138869835 gene encoding MAR-binding filament-like protein 1 is translated as MANIIDGGRLGCTIIMAEDSELWDVIYDGPFVPTKIVGNPTVALRKYEALQISHEGTTQVKQSKIDILTTECKLFKMKDNESIQDMHTPFTFIINELHSLWEIFPRNKLVRKILNILPSSWESKVNAITKAKDLQELTIDELVGNLKIYEINKKKDNERRDSKRDKNLVLKIDSNDSSGKDGDIAYLTRRFQKMRKNVVDNVVKLALATWGESSSESEEENDHGDRSMIAVESEATEYDSIFALMAQSDDAEDDDDDEANFLDVQRNLKSYSPKKLMCLTNVLIDAYHSLINANDTLTVELGEAEQSRDDLVVVVVDLKEIIENMKKEKDVLDEKFTNIEHERDDLVFVVVDLKETTECVRKEKEVLTERVANIEHERDDLLVVVVDLKETIGKHKMESRPENSQKGKEVASEAHIKLESELNSVKSSLCAELEKNKQLQEELGRGKSDLEKSLKWTWSSDAITAMYTNNGGNRQGIGFQRKKTPYNPHSKYVIVPDNWFCTHYFNTGTSKKTVMPDFNHNRKTKFLLKK